The genomic window gaggtggctcatgcctgtaattccagctactcgggaggctgaggcaggagaatcgcttgaacctgggaggcgaaggttgcgatgagccgagatcgtgccattgcactccagcccaggcaacaagagcgaaactccgttccCAAAAACAAGCCCTGGATTATGTGTCAGAAAGTCTCCGTGGACCAAGGCCACTCTTGACAGGCTTGGAACCCTTGAAtaagtcattttatttataatcacAGCTTCTTCTTGGAGTGAATTTGAGAAAACAACAcccatttgttgaaaaacaaaCCGAGATCCAGCGTGGATCTGGCAGGCTGGAAGGGACTCTGCAGTTACTTAGAGCCTCCAACTCCCAACTGTGGCTTCCTTCCTAGCTAGATCACCACGCCTCTTAGTCTTAGTctggcctgcctgccttccttccttccttccttccttccttccttccttccttccttccttccttccttccctccctccctccctccctccctccctccctccctctctccctccctctctccctctctccttccttccttccttccttccttcttcttctttttctttttcttttttttagacagagtctcgcactttcgcccaggctggagtgcagtggcgccatcttggctcactgcaagctccgcctcccgggttcacgccattctcctgcctcagcctcccgagtagctgggactacaggcgccgccaccacgcccggctaatgtttttgtatttttagtagagacggtgtttcaccgtgttagccaggacagtctcaatctcccgacctcgtgatccgcccgcctcggcctcccaaagtgctgggatgacaggcctgagccaacgcacccagccaGGTTTTTCAAGTCTAAAGTCAAGGCAACAGCAATCTCCAGGTCATGCTGGGAGGATTCTGGAGGTAGGGCACCTAACGCCCTCAGCTCGGGGCTTGTAGAGAAGTCAGAGCTAATTCCAGACCTCGGTGGAAAGCTGCGGGGAAGAAGAGGCTACGAGGGGGAAATGAAGTGGGTTGTGATCGTttaacaaaaaatagctgggaaaAAATGTAATaggaaaatataagagaaagctggtccttttatttttcttcttttgagacggatttcgctcttgtttcccagtctggagtgtaatgataccatctaggctcactgaagcctccgtCTCCccggcttaagcaattctcctgcctcagcctcctgagcagctgggattacaggcatgcgccaccacacctggctaatttttgtattttctctttagtagagatgggggtttcaccatgctggtaggctggtctcgaactcctgatctcaggtgatccacctgactcaggcttcccaaagtgctgggattacagtcatgagctacaccgtgcctggccgaaagCCGGTCTTTTCAATCCAGTCAATTAAATAACTTTGAGGCAATGCAAGGCTGAGGACAGTTAAATAGCAGCTCAGTTACTAGGCAGAGTCCAGGCCTTAAAGGTACTTTCCACCTGCATTTGCACACGAAAAGATATCTGACAACTCCAGGCTTTCCAAGCCAGGGGCTAGGGGAGAAGCCAGAGAACCTCATACATTTTAGCAGTCTAATTTTACTGTTGCAGAAAGTTACCCCGGAGTTGAGGACTGAGTGTTTTCTCTAAGTTGGATATTATGAGAAGCTAGAACAGCAGCCCCATCTCGGTGCCCCGGGCTTTATTTGTTGTTTTCACCTttgtggagttttgctcttaccCTCCAGCCCTCTATCCCTCAGAAAGTCCTTGATAGGATTTTGAAGTTACAGGAACCAAAAATCACCGCCATAGGTAGAATACCTCCACAAGGGAGACCTCAAGCTTCTGATCACTAAGAATAATTACATGAAAGAATGTAGCCTCCCTTCTTCCGATGATTGCAATATACTGTGCAATCAGAACAGAGTGCAAAGAAACAAATCCTTTACGCTACAGGGTCCCCAGGGCCTGGGATTACAGTCTCCCTATTTCTTCTGGAAAACCACAGCCTACAGGTAACTACCCTCTATTTGGCCAATCTGCTACCAGGTGCGGAAAGACTCTACAAGTGACGACTCTCAAAAGCCTAcatttaaaaacaaggaaaacagaaaagtagCTTTGAATTTGGCAAAACCTGAATTTACTTAGTAGACCTGTCTTTAATATCAGAAGGTGGGTTTTCATAGAATGGCAATATGGATCTGCTACTTTTCTACATGGCCCAGAGCTTCATTTTCAATTTTACCTATTATCAAATGAGGTTCATACCTCACAGGAATGTTTCAAAAGAacgaattaaataaaatacattttaggctgggtacggtggctcacgcctgtaatcccagcactttaggaggccgaggcaggtggatcacatggagtcaggaatttgagaccagcctggccaacatgatgaaaccccgtctctagtaaagatacaaaaattagacgggcttggtggcgcatgcctgtagtcccgctagtcaggaggctgaggcaggacccaggaggtgggggttgcagtaagccgagattgcaccaccgtactcttgcctgggtgacagagtgagactatgtctcaaaaaaaaaaaaaaaatttaaacgcCAGACAGTGCCAAGTACCTTGTCAaattctggaaacattttcccttGCCTGAAGGGAACGGAGAAACATAAACTATGAAGTCTGAAGTGAGTGTTGTCCTTTCCTACAAAGTTAAAAGTTGTAACTGAGATATAGAAGGATACTAATGATTTAAAGAGACAGATGGAAAATCCTAGTGCCCAGTAGGCCCATCACGTAGTGAAACAACATACAAACATgctattctttgaaaaaaaaaaaacctttggaaACAGAAATCTCATGACCAAATGACTCATTCAACATTTTTTGGCGTACTTACTTTATGCCCGGCATTGTGCTAGGTTCTGGAAATATAAAACATCCGTGCAGCCCATGTGAGTACCAGTCTATTGGACCTTAAACTGCTGTCAGGGATTTAACAGAGGTAACCCGGGAAGACCAGCTCCCTGCAGTTTCCTCCCTCCACCAGTTTCCCTGCACCTACCTCTCTCGGTTCCCAGGAGGATAAGATTGCCCAGAGGCGTCCAGCAGTGAACACAGTAAGCCTGTTTAAGATAAACGCAGTTTAACCCTAGTGTTTTAAGTGGAATAACAAAGGCTGGAATGTGAAAGAGGGAAGGTCTGTTTGCTTTCAGTCCCACCCCCAAGGCCTGCCCTGAGAGTCTCAGAGACAGAACTACTGGAGTCTGATTTCTTAAACTGCTGGATACCAGGTGCTACCTGACACCAGCTCATCCCCTGCCTCCAGAATCCTGGAGGGCTTTGAGTTGATCAATTTCCACTCCAGGAATGTTATAAGAAGAAACTCCTCAGAAAGGTAACTGCCCTGGGTGTAATTGGGTTTTTCACGAGGACACTCCAAGATAGACCTCAGGATAATTATTTGGGTGTTTTCCTAAGACCACCCTCCATTTTGCCCCCTTAGAGGCTGCTTTATCCAGAGGGGAAGTTTTGGATTCCCTCACAGACCCCTGTGTTTAAGGTTCCATCCTTACGTTTAGTTATTGGTAGGAAATCTTATAGTCTCTGCCCTAGGGTAACCCCTAACAGATTTAGATATGTGTTCTTCTCAAATGCGCCCCTCACTGAGGAAGGGAAATCCTAAGGTGGCAGTAGAATTTAGTAGAAAATACCCTGGGCATTTTCAGAAGGCACGTTCTCTCGTCTCTAATGCAAGCTGTagatcttgagcaagtcacttcctctctctgAACCTCTGGCTTTTCCCAGGCCAGGCAAACAGGCTCTTTACATACCCTTTCAGGAATGAACTGATTCCTGTCCCAGGGAACAAGCTAGACATACCGTGTACTTAGCCGTGTGCCTCTCTTCTGCCAAACACTTTGCAGTTAGAAGCAGCTTATAAAATTTAGTGGGGAtaaagcagggcatggtggtgtgcacctgcagtttcagctactagggaggctgaggcgggagggttgtttgagcccaggaattctgagaccagcctgggcaacatagtgagacatcaacttaaaacaaaaataaaagaaaaaatccaacggagttaaaacaaacaaacaaaattttgcAGTCATAAAGCCAGGATAAACTGAAGAAATATTAaacttttgaacttttttttttttgtgacagagcaAGCCTTTGTCACccagtgcagtgtcacaatctcggctcactgcaacctctgcctcctggttcaagcaattctcctgccttggcctcccaagcagctgggactacaggcacccgccactatgcccagataatttttgtatttttagtacagaaagggtttcatcatgttgaccaggatgatcttgaactcctggactcaagtgacccaaccccctcggcctcccaaagtgctcggattacaggcgtgagccaccatacccagcccaaatcaataattatttttcttttcttttcttttttttggggggggagggggaggggaccgattttcgctcttgttgcccaggctggagtgcaatggcacgatctcggctcactgcaatctccgcctcccaggttcaagcaattctcctgtctcagcctccgagtagctgggattacaggcatgcaccaccacacccagctaattttttgtatttttagtagagacggggtttctccatgttggtcaggctggtcttgaactcctgacttcaggtgatccacccgcctcggcctcccaaagtgctgggattacaggtgtgagccaccgcacctggcctctttttcttttcttttctcatttttttttttttttttttttttgagatggagtcttgctctgttgcccaggctggaatgcagtggtgcgatatcggctcactggaaactctgcctcccgggttgaagcaattctctatctcagcctcccgagtagctgggattacagacgcctgccatcacgccaggctgtttttttgtatttttagtagagacggggtttcaccatgttggccaggctgatctcaaactcctgacctcaagtgatctgcctggtctcccaaagtgctgggattacaggcatgagccaccctgcctggccaaaTCAACAATTCTTAAAATGACCTATTTTGAAAAGACTAAAAGAAGCCCAACTCTTTTAACGgaattttttttagagttttaggATTATGAgaaattttactttcttcttcatatttttttcctattttccatgttttctaaaatggtcatgaattatttttttctaattggaAAGGAACCATTTTAATGGTCATGCCTGGTTATCTTCTCCTTCATCTTACCCTGCACCGCATGTGTGGGGCCCAGATCTGCAATTCAGCTTCCTCATGAACGCATGACTCATCATTTCTTCATGGCCTGTCATTCCGTACTATttgtaaaagtattaaaaatagagACCAGTCTATGGGAATTTTGCTGGAGAGGTAAATAAAATGCTCCACACAATTCTATGCCTTTTACcaacaaaggaataaaatcatCAAATATCCAAGTATACATCAGTATTTTGCAAACCCAGAGTCTGGTGATGAAAGTAGGGAAAAAACGATGACTGTTCTGGAGATTCAGGACTGGGTCTACTTATTGGGAAAGAGCCAGTTAAGTCAAATCATTGCAGCAGGGGGCAATTTTTTCCTTGAGAAATAAGCTAACAGTATATTTAGTGACACATAGAAgcatgatttattttattcattcattcattcattcattcattcattcattcattcattgagatggagtcttgccgtgccacccaggctggagtgcagtgctgcaatcttggctcactgtagcctccacctcccaagttcaagcaattttcctgtcttggcctcctcagtagctgggattacaggccagtgccaccacacccagctgatttttgtatttttagtagagacagggtttcaccatgttggccaggctggtctcaaactcctgacctcaagtgatcctcccacctcatcctcccaaagtgctgggattacaggcatgagccaccgcgcctggccggaagtataatttattttatattaattcattGAAACAGATATGCAAAGCAGTCAACAGGATATTCATTAAGTCTAGAAACATAGGTGGGTATACATAACTTCATCAAGACCATTTTCAATGTgtaacacacatgtgcacattcacacacactttAGACTGTATGTAGATTGGAAATCAAGTTCCACATACCTGGAATCCTACTGAGTGTCACCCAGAAATGCTCATCAGGAGAGGAGGTGTCTTTTGACCACTCAAGAAAATCAATGGCCCTCTGTTTTGAAGAACAAAATTAGCAAATTCCCTTGTAAGGACCACATAGGCAGAGCCAAAGTCAATTGTCAGATGGTGGGGAGGAGGCATTTTTCTCACCCAAGTCCACAGCatgaaggaaaacaaattgtATCTCTGCTCCAAGTGCATGTATTTGGTCCTTCTGATAATGTGAGGAGGAGGCAGCACCCTGGGGGTGATATTTGTCCTTTTCAGTCCCCTCAATACCGAACTATTTCCCTGTTGGTTTTCAGGGGGAATTCTTGCCCACGGGTGTTGACGACATACTTCCAGGGAACCTCAAAGGCCACAGGTCGTTCAGGCAATGCAGGTCAGCCTGGAGCCTGGAGATCCCCGTGTAGACCACAGACTCCCTCTTAGAAGCCACAAAGACGTTTGGGAAGCAGCTCAGTAGCTTTCTTCCAGCGTCTTTGAAAGCGACTGGGACCTTCTGATCCACATGAACACAGTAGATGTTCTGGGGAGTGTAGATGGCCCTGAAGAGCCTTTCAAATGTATCAGAGTCTTTGTGGATGGCCATGACATAGGCCAGTGGGAACTCGGCTTCGTCTTCGGACAGAGGTTCCATTATGTAGTGATTTCGGATCAAGTATTGCTGGCAAGTTACAATTCTCAATGGCGTCACTGGTATATTTTCATTGAAGAACATTTTCTTGCCTGTCACAATCGTGCCACACACTTCTGCAAGGACTGAAGAGTTTGAGGTTTTCCCCTGTGGAAGGTGTTTTTGCAGGATTAAATGGTTGGTATACAGGAATAAAAGAGTTATGGACATGGCCATAAGCCCTAGGACCACCTCAAATGCCTTCACCTTCAGTTTTCCTGTGGCCTCTTCTTGGTTCATCACTCACCTCATTTTATGCCATTGCTGAAGTCAGTCTGCAGTTCCCTGCCCAGACTTGAGAAATCTGCTCTAGCAACTTATTTTCAGCAAGAAGGGCAATATGACCATTTACTTAAAAGAAGGAGGATCAACCACAAGTCGGTAACTCTTCtcttatattgaaaaaaaaatcaggtgactCTTTGAACATGAGCCAGTGGGGCCAGCTGACCACTTCGCGAACGCCAGGCACATTTGGGCACCTCTGTCTAAGTCAACCACAAATTAAGACCCTAGCAAATCGGCCACAACTGCCAGCTCAGGGTGTTTTCCCACGTAGAGTAAGGGTGGAATGTGTGTTCATTCGGCACCTCTTTTCCCCATGCAGagccaccatcaccatcactgacGTCACCTTTGAATACAAGGGACACTATATTTCTTCAATTTCAGGCAATCACAGTTGTCCTGAGGTAGGTCACCATTTACGTGGACAGCACCCAGAACTCCTCAATAGTGGGGTCTCTTTACCTAAAAATAAAGATCAAGAATTTATAGTATTTCAGGATTGGAAGGAATCTTGCAGATTTTTCCCACCAACTTATTCAGTTTACAAATGAAGGACACTGACAATGAACTATAATGACTACTCTATCACACCTTGTCTCCATTTTCTCACTGATGGCCTGAGAGGTAAGCATTGACATTATATCCACTTTGCACATGAAGAAATTAAACCCAAAGATATGCTAGCTTGCCTGATATCCAGTAATTAGTTAAGGGTAGCATGGGGTTTTGAAACCTaactcctcctcttctttttttcttagagatagggtctgggtctgtgcccaggctggagtgcaatggcacaatcatggctcactgcaacatcaacttcctggactcaaaccatcctcctgcctcagtctcctgagtagctgggactacaggtgccagccacattgcttggctaattaaaataagggtttttttttcttttcttttcttttcttttctttttcttttttcttttttttttttttttttttgagacagagtttcgctgttgttgcccaggctggagtgcaatggtgcgatctcagttcattgcaacctctgcctcccaggttcaagcaatttcctgcctcagcctcccaagtagctggaattacactcatccaccaccatgcccagctaatttttgtatttttagtacagaagtggtttcaccatattggccaggctggtcttgaactcctgacctcaggtgatccacccgcctcggcctcccaaagtgctgggattacaggagtgagccactgggcctggacttaaaattttttttgtagagacagggtctcactatgttgcccaggctggtcttgaactcctaggctcaaagaaccctccttccttcacctcccaaagggattataagcatgagccactgtgcctagctgcAAGCTTATCTCTTCTGACTGCGTAGGCCATCTACCTGGAATATTCTCTCCCCCTGCCTTGTCTTGAGTTCCTACTCATCTTTCAGGTCCCTATGTGACACTGC from Macaca fascicularis isolate 582-1 chromosome 4, T2T-MFA8v1.1 includes these protein-coding regions:
- the LOC141410253 gene encoding N-acetyllactosaminide beta-1,6-N-acetylglucosaminyl-transferase-like, which codes for MNQEEATGKLKVKAFEVVLGLMAMSITLLFLYTNHLILQKHLPQGKTSNSSVLAEVCGTIVTGKKMFFNENIPVTPLRIVTCQQYLIRNHYIMEPLSEDEAEFPLAYVMAIHKDSDTFERLFRAIYTPQNIYCVHVDQKVPVAFKDAGRKLLSCFPNVFVASKRESVVYTGISRLQADLHCLNDLWPLRFPGSMSSTPVGKNSP